A window from Setaria italica strain Yugu1 chromosome VIII, Setaria_italica_v2.0, whole genome shotgun sequence encodes these proteins:
- the LOC101762936 gene encoding two pore potassium channel b, which yields MAENAAKKPLLQDGDTTNAGQTKAPPQGAGLKRFRRCKTAPSADGAQDSPPGRQNPNHQEHGSAGGSTPFAPPKELLRGARPSFRLVGVLLLAYLLAGTIAFYLVMDHMSGKRTWSRVLDALYFCVVTMTTVGYGDLVPASDAAKLLACAFVFAGVALVGTFLSKAADYLVEKQEALLFRALHLRRAGDRRALRDMEANKVRYKLYSAAALLAAALASGTAFLVEVEGMRPVDAFYCVCATVTTLGYGDRSFSSVPGRAFAAAWITVSTVVVALFFLYAAELGAERRQRALARWVLRRRTTCTDLEAADMDGDHRVGAADFVLYKLKELGKISQEEIAEFLEEFEQLDADSSGTLSPHDLLVAQHG from the coding sequence ATGGCGGAGAACGCCGCGAAGAAGCCCCTGTTACAGGACGGCGACACTACTAACGCAGGCCAAACGAAGGCGCCGCCTCAGGGAGCTGGACTGAAGAGGTTCCGGCGCTGCAAGACGGCGCCTTCGGCCGACGGGGCGCAAGATTCTCCTCCAGGGCGCCAGAACCCAAACCACCAGGAGcacggcagcgccggcggctcGACGCCGTTCGCGCCGCCCAAGGAGCTTCTGCGTGGCGCGCGACCGAGCTTCCGGCTCGTCGGCGTTTTGCTGCTCGCCTACCTCCTCGCCGGGACCATCGCGTTCTACCTCGTCATGGACCACATGTCCGGCAAGCGCACCTGGAGCCGCGTGCTGGACGCGCTTTACTTCTGCGTGGTCACCATGACGACCGTCGGGTACGGCGACCTTGTCCCGGCCAGCGACGCCGCAAAGCTGCTCGCCTGCGCCTTCGTCTTCGCCGGCGTCGCCCTCGTGGGCACCTTCCTCAGCAAGGCCGCCGACTACCTCGTCGAGAAGCAGGAGGCGCTCCTCTTCCGcgcgctccacctccgccgcgccggcgaccgCCGGGCCCTGCGCGACATGGAGGCCAACAAGGTCCGGTACAAGCTCTACAGCGCCGCGgcgctgctggcggcggcgctcgcgtcCGGGACGGCGTTCCTGGTGGAGGTTGAGGGGATGCGCCCCGTGGACGCCTTCTACTGCGTGTGCGCTACGGTGACCACGCTCGGGTACGGCGACCGGAGCTTCTCGTCGGTACCCGGGCGCGCGTTCGCGGCGGCATGGATCACGGTGAgcacggtggtggtggcgctctTCTTCCTCTACGCGGCAGAGCTGGGCgctgagcggcggcagcgggcgctGGCGCGGtgggtgctccggcggcggacCACGTGCACGGACCTTGAGGCGGCGGACATGGACGGCGACCATAGGGTCGGGGCCGCTGACTTCGTGCTGTACAAGCTCAAGGAGCTTGGGAAGATCAGCCAGGAGGAGATCGCCGAGTTCCTCGAGGAATTCGAACAGCTTGACGCCGACAGCTCCGGAACCCTCTCGCCGCACGACCTCCTCGTGGCGCAGCACGGTTAG